The nucleotide sequence ctttctataactccagctccggaggacctgactctctcttctggccACGATAGGCAActacactcatatgcacacacacaaagatgtacacatacacataatttaaaataataaaaataaaagtagccaggcatggtggggcacacctttaatcccagtactcgggaggcagaggcggtggatagatctctgtgagtttgatgccaacttggtctatgtagtaagttctaggctagccagggctatatagtgagcccCTGTCTTTAAAGTTCTTATTTCCAAACATAGATACACTGAAGAGTTATTGCTTCAATATTTGAATTTGAGGGATTGAAACACACCAGTCTATGATCCAAGGGACataaggaaggaagcctggacaAGTGAGCCAGTCTGTTCCATCCCTGTGACCATGACAACAGAAGAATTTTAGAAGGGTATCCATGGcagcagaagttcaaatggctgaCCAGACCTTGGGAAACATCCCAGATGGAGGGCTCCGGGACATCCATACAAATGTAGCCAGATCCCAGCCAGCAACCTGGAGGGTATGGAGCGGGGAATTTAAACATAGGGGAGAGGCAACTGGGAATGGAACAGGACCCAGGGAGCTAACACGATGGATATGCTCAGGCTTGGGGTTGGATCTggaccaaaactaagaataatgaaagagaaaaggacagCCTCAAAGTCCTGGTCATAGCATTGTGCACAGGGCTGAGAAGATAGATTCCTGCAGAAACCCTTTGATGGACTCGCCCACTACTTGGAGGGATTCTGACTCATAAAAGTAACACAATGATCACTAACCATAGGACAGCCATAGACAGAACCTATACATTAATCAGATTtttagaggttttattttttatgtgcattgctgttttggctgtgtgtatatctgtttgagggtgtcggatcccctggaactggagttacagacagttgtgagctgccacgtggttgctgggaattgaacctgggtctgctgcaagagcagccagtgctcttaaccagtgagccatctctccagcccctggaagattattttttaaagagcagaCTGGGCTCAgactctgagatctgcctacctctgcctccagagtgctgggattagaggggtTTGCCTGAACCTAGCTGAGTTTTTAGAAGAATTTAAGAATATggttatgggggctggagagatggctcagcagttaagagcactgcctgctcttccaaaggtcctgagttcaattcccagtcaaccacatggtggctcacaaccatctgtaatgagatctagtgccctcttctggcctgcaggcatacatgcagacagaatactgagaatgtatacataataaataaataaataaacaaataaataaattaattaaaaaaaaacaagaatatggTTACATGTATAGCTATCCTGAGCTGGGATGGATCAGGTAATGAGCTCCCTGTTATTGGAAGTCATCAAAATCACCCAGATGACTAGAAGGGAGGTGGTTTGAAAAGGGTTGACTCTGGgcatggaaagatggctcactgaTTAATAGGaagaactgctcttgcagaggacccaagttcagttcccagtacccactttgGGTGGCTCAGGACTTCAGGAGACCCAGACTTTCTTCTAGTCTCCACAGGTGCCTGTGCTCCTAAGCACATACCACCTCTCCACAAATatgtacaaaaattttaaataaactatttatttaaagagTTAAATGGTTTATAATATCCTTTCCCAAAATATATTTGGTAATGAACACTGGAAGCCCCTCAGGacgctaaggcaggaggatcacaaatttggGCTACATAAATagactttatctttaaaaataaagtaaaaactaggtggcaatggcacacaccttcattcccagcactcgggaggcagaggcaggtggatctctgtgagtttgtggctagcctggtctacaaatggaTTCCAAAACATCTAGGGTGTttacacacagaaactctgtctcaaaaaaccaaacaacaacaacaataacaaaaaaaacaaccaaaaaacaaaacgaaaaactaAGGTGAAGAGGTTAGAAAGATGagtcaacagttaagagcatttactctCTCAGAGGATCCGAATTTGTGTTTTAGGAGCCATGTTGGTGGCTTACAACTAACTGTAATTCTAAGtcctggggatccaatgcctcttctggcctccctttctctctgtttccaacCATAAAATTCCCTGGAATGTTCTTCAGGTACTACACAGCCTCATAGAAGACAAGACAAAAGGAACTCAGGAGACGTCTATGAAGAGCCCAGGCCAATCGACCATGAAGACCTTCTCTTTGAGTTCCATTGTTCTCCTGGCCTTCTTCCTCAGTGTCCACCTTGGAGCTGCCAGTGGTACGTAGCTGGTACCCCTCCCCCTTTCGCCCCGGAAGCTCCTCCTATGAAGGACAGCCTCAAGGTCATCTCTCCTTTGGGTCTCTTAGGTGGGAGTGGCTCATCCGTGCCCTGCTGCCTCGATTTCAACCACAAGATGCTCCCGTGGAACTGGGTGTACTCGTACGAGCTCGTCAAAGACAGCTGTCTCCAAAAGGTCGTGATGTGAGTGTTAGGCGCTGCTGCATCAGCCACATCAGTGGGCAGGGACTGGGTGGACATCCACAGTGACAGACTGGACACCAGGCTGGAAACCTGGGACACAAGTATCTCAGTTTTGTTTCTTATGTCTGGGATAAAATACCTGgatgaaagcaacttaagggagaaattCCAGGTAACACTCTGTTCTAGCTGGCTTTCTGTGGctatgataaataccatgaccaaaagtaacttgggaccgggcggtggtggtgcatgcctttggcagaggcagggggaatctctgtgagttcaaggccagcctggtctacaagggctagttccaggacaggctccaaagctacagagaaatactgtctcaacaacaacaacaaaaaaaagcaacgtggggaggagagggtttatttcgaATCACACCCCATCACGGAGGGAAGTCAGATCTTGAGGCAGAATATGAAAGAACACTGTTTGCTGGGTTTGCTCCGTGgtcatggtctctgctttctAATAATagtccaggcccacctgcctaacGAACCTGCTGCCTAGGGAATGACACCACCAATAGTTGGCTgggttctcccacatcaatcattaatgaaAACAATTGTTTACAGATGTGGCCATAGACCGATCTTATTGAGATAATTCTTTAGTTGAGGTTTTTCAGATTGACAGCTCAGGCTAAGAAACAGTCCATCACTGCTGGAAAGACAAGGTAGCGAAATCTTGCAGCAGCGAGTCAGCTAGTCATCATTATATtcacagtcaagagcaaagaACAGTGAACTGATGCTTGCACAACAGAGCTCAGCTGATTTCCCCTCTCTTACGCAGTTCAGAGTCCTCTGTCTAAAgaatggtgcctcccacagtggACAAGTCTTCCCATTTCAATGGATATACTCAAGATAGCCCCAACccagacacgcccacaggccaaCTTAATCTAGATAATATTCCATTGAGACTCCTTCCTAGATGAGTTTagattttaagtttaaaataaaaactaaccacCAAGATAGGTTAGAGCCCTCTCTCTGCAGAAACACATGTGTCTCTGAGAGAGTTAGATCCTGACTTCCAGACCATAGAACAGGCCATGCTTTGAGAGCGGGGTATAAAAGCACCAGGAGAACACGGTGGTgtaacttttaatcccagcggtCAGGAAGCTGGGGTGGAagaatcatgaatttgaggccttttggggctacatagtaagaccttgtctttttttaaaaaaaaaaaaggaattatgaACTGGTGGCAACCAAACCTAATCATTTGAGTTTTCTCTCCTAGCTCTCTGTGATGGAGAGAGAAAGCCAACTCCCTGCAAACAGTCCTCTGACGTCCATATATGCACTGTAGTAAATGTCTTCCCCCTTCCACAACAAATAAATAGCATTTCACTTAAAAGTACATATAAAAAAGGAATGAAGTGGCATGCTCATATGGGGTTCCTTTCTGCCCTCTAAAATTCATCAGGCCGGGCTGtagtgtaactcagtggtagagcatttatttaatattatgaaGCTCTGGATCatacttctacacacacacacacacacacacacacacacacacgaaagattAAAACTGTTTGGGCTGTAGTTCTCTAGTCTAGGAATATGCTGCAGTCTATTAACCAACAAGTACTCACGTTTtaagtttatttgtttatttaccttACTGGGA is from Microtus pennsylvanicus isolate mMicPen1 chromosome 1, mMicPen1.hap1, whole genome shotgun sequence and encodes:
- the Ccl26 gene encoding C-C motif chemokine 26, translating into MKTFSLSSIVLLAFFLSVHLGAASGGSGSSVPCCLDFNHKMLPWNWVYSYELVKDSCLQKVVIFTTKRGQKVCVQPQAKWVQRYISLLKAQKHL